In a single window of the Candidatus Lernaella stagnicola genome:
- a CDS encoding PTS sugar transporter subunit IIA, producing the protein MKLASILQPDAICPELGATDKMGVLREMTHQLSACYPEVDESQILKALVDRERLGSTGIENGVAIPHAKIPGLDRIYAVFARSPEGIDFESVDGEASTLFFMLIAPDKKVGRHLAALERASRLLQNSETRRALLEMDASELFDSICRADEKG; encoded by the coding sequence ATGAAACTCGCGTCGATTTTGCAGCCGGATGCCATATGTCCGGAATTGGGAGCCACAGACAAAATGGGTGTCCTACGGGAGATGACCCACCAACTCTCGGCTTGCTATCCGGAAGTCGATGAGTCGCAAATTCTCAAGGCCCTGGTTGATCGTGAACGGCTCGGTTCCACCGGCATCGAAAACGGCGTGGCGATTCCTCACGCGAAAATCCCGGGCCTCGATCGGATCTACGCCGTGTTCGCTCGAAGCCCCGAGGGCATCGACTTCGAAAGCGTTGATGGCGAGGCGTCAACCTTGTTTTTCATGCTCATCGCCCCCGACAAAAAGGTCGGCCGCCATTTGGCGGCGCTCGAACGCGCCTCCCGCTTGCTGCAGAATTCGGAAACCCGCCGCGCGTTGCTCGAAATGGACGCGTCCGAATTGTTTGACTCGATTTGCCGAGCCGACGAGAAAGGATAA
- the hprK gene encoding HPr(Ser) kinase/phosphatase produces the protein MTVNELLLHRQIDLALELVAGRSGLENKIRTPYIQKSGLAMTGYVAYVARNRVQVFGQTEISFLVTLSEEEQERVCKKFFDQRVACCVVTRNLQLPEVFIQHAERTQTPVLRSQLPTQALIDRVTKLLETRFAKSASMHGVLLDVFGVGVLLLGESGIGKSECALDLVTRGHRLVADDSVDLVRQGPMAIYGRGPDVIKYHMEVRGLGIINIKDLFGISAIRDRKRVQLVVKLVPWEKNVDYDRIGLDDKAFTIIGVELPLIVLPVRPGRNLSTIVEVAARNQLLKLEGYHSAKEFQQHLLSTLSAEADVIVEETE, from the coding sequence ATGACCGTCAACGAATTGCTCCTTCACCGCCAGATCGATCTGGCGCTGGAACTCGTTGCCGGTCGATCGGGCCTCGAAAACAAAATCCGCACTCCCTACATCCAGAAGTCGGGGCTGGCGATGACCGGCTACGTGGCTTACGTCGCTCGTAATCGCGTACAGGTCTTTGGGCAGACGGAGATTTCCTTCCTGGTCACCCTGAGCGAAGAGGAACAGGAACGCGTCTGCAAAAAGTTCTTCGACCAACGGGTTGCGTGTTGCGTCGTCACGCGCAATCTGCAATTGCCCGAAGTGTTCATCCAGCACGCCGAGCGAACGCAGACGCCGGTGCTGCGCTCGCAGTTGCCGACGCAGGCGCTCATCGACCGCGTGACCAAGCTGTTGGAAACCCGATTCGCAAAGAGCGCCAGCATGCATGGTGTTCTGCTTGACGTATTCGGTGTCGGCGTTTTACTGCTCGGCGAAAGCGGTATCGGCAAAAGCGAATGCGCCCTCGACCTAGTGACGCGCGGCCACCGTCTGGTCGCCGACGACAGCGTCGATCTCGTGCGCCAGGGACCGATGGCCATCTACGGGCGCGGCCCGGACGTCATCAAGTACCACATGGAGGTTCGCGGCCTCGGCATCATCAACATCAAGGACCTGTTCGGCATCAGTGCGATCCGCGACCGCAAGAGGGTGCAGCTCGTCGTCAAACTTGTGCCGTGGGAAAAAAACGTGGACTACGATCGCATCGGCCTGGACGACAAGGCTTTTACCATCATCGGCGTGGAACTGCCGTTGATCGTCCTGCCCGTGCGCCCCGGCCGCAACCTCTCGACGATCGTCGAAGTCGCGGCGCGTAACCAATTGTTGAAACTCGAAGGCTATCATTCGGCCAAGGAATTCCAACAGCATCTGCTCTCGACTCTCTCGGCTGAAGCCGATGTTATCGTGGAGGAGACCGAATGA
- the rapZ gene encoding RNase adapter RapZ, with the protein MKAAKVVIVTGMSGSGKSVAAKALEDLGFFCVDNLPADLVDKLIQLGTLSRPGDLGKFALIMDLRDPTFPSRAVDLFHRLRQDGYQLDILFLEASDEVLQRRYSETRRAHPQAGSGSAIEGIRAERDLLLELRGQADWVLDTTGLTPHELRRRIQNRFADESSQALLVIRLMSFGFKYGLPGDADLVMDVRFLPNPHFVEDLRPLTGKDAAVADYVLQSEKAQDFLKRYVDLLAFLIPLYRGESKSYLTIAIGCTGGKHRSVAIVEHLAENLGKMDITLAVEHRDYKR; encoded by the coding sequence ATGAAAGCCGCGAAAGTCGTCATCGTCACCGGCATGAGCGGCAGCGGCAAATCCGTCGCCGCCAAAGCGCTGGAAGACCTTGGCTTCTTTTGCGTGGACAATCTCCCGGCCGATCTGGTCGACAAGCTTATTCAACTCGGCACGCTCAGCCGCCCCGGCGATCTGGGCAAATTCGCCCTCATCATGGACCTGCGCGACCCCACCTTCCCTTCGCGGGCGGTCGACCTGTTCCACAGACTGCGGCAGGACGGCTACCAACTCGATATCTTGTTTCTGGAAGCCTCGGACGAAGTGTTGCAGCGCCGGTACTCGGAAACACGACGGGCTCACCCGCAGGCCGGTAGCGGCTCGGCCATCGAAGGCATTCGCGCCGAGCGGGATTTGTTGCTGGAACTCCGGGGACAAGCCGACTGGGTACTTGATACCACCGGCCTGACGCCGCACGAACTGCGCCGCCGCATCCAAAATCGTTTCGCCGATGAATCTTCCCAGGCCCTGCTCGTGATCCGGCTGATGAGTTTCGGCTTCAAATACGGGTTGCCGGGCGACGCCGACCTGGTGATGGACGTTCGTTTTCTGCCGAATCCGCATTTCGTCGAGGACCTGCGACCGTTGACCGGCAAAGACGCCGCGGTCGCCGATTACGTGTTACAAAGCGAAAAGGCGCAGGACTTCCTGAAAAGGTACGTGGATCTCCTCGCGTTTCTCATACCGCTGTACCGTGGCGAAAGCAAAAGTTACCTCACGATCGCCATCGGATGCACCGGCGGCAAGCATCGTTCGGTCGCGATTGTCGAACACCTCGCCGAAAACCTGGGAAAGATGGATATAACGCTCGCGGTCGAACACCGCGATTACAAACGCTGA
- a CDS encoding HPr family phosphocarrier protein: MHVERDVTVENQVGIHLRVASQIVKLLNRFNCDVEISFNGRLANGKSIMSITQLMAPPGSVLHVKAVGEEAARAVMELDKLFRQKFGED, from the coding sequence ATGCACGTGGAACGAGATGTGACAGTCGAAAATCAGGTGGGCATTCACTTGCGGGTGGCCAGCCAGATCGTCAAACTGCTCAACCGGTTTAACTGCGACGTCGAAATTTCCTTCAACGGGCGTTTGGCCAACGGGAAAAGTATCATGAGCATCACGCAGCTCATGGCGCCCCCCGGCAGCGTATTGCACGTCAAAGCTGTGGGCGAAGAGGCCGCGCGCGCCGTTATGGAGCTGGATAAGTTGTTCCGACAGAAATTCGGAGAAGATTGA
- a CDS encoding PTS sugar transporter subunit IIA — translation MVGIVLVAHGGLPKELLETTQLIIGEKLPAISIVSITGVEKPDEIRLQIQNAITQVDTGEGVLMFTDMFGGTPSNIALSFLKEDTVEVVSGVNLPMLVEMAYARREGKLGDLSRQLSEIGRGSIHIASEYLRNE, via the coding sequence ATGGTTGGAATCGTCCTGGTCGCTCACGGCGGACTGCCTAAGGAACTGCTGGAGACGACGCAGCTCATTATCGGGGAAAAACTGCCCGCCATCAGTATCGTTTCCATTACGGGCGTGGAAAAGCCCGATGAAATCAGATTACAAATTCAAAACGCGATCACGCAGGTCGATACCGGCGAAGGCGTCTTGATGTTCACCGACATGTTCGGCGGCACGCCGAGCAACATTGCGCTTTCGTTTCTCAAGGAAGACACCGTCGAAGTGGTCAGTGGCGTCAACCTGCCGATGTTGGTGGAAATGGCTTATGCCCGGCGGGAAGGCAAACTCGGGGATTTGTCCCGACAGCTTTCCGAAATCGGTCGCGGAAGCATTCACATCGCCAGCGAGTATTTGCGCAACGAGTAA